In the Enterococcus rotai genome, CCTAACGATCGTTGCACCGACTTCAAGTCTAGTACACGTACTTCTTAACGATAAAAGCACACTTTGTGCCATAAAATATTGATCCCAAGGGATTCTTTCAAATGTCATAGTTTGCTCCTTTTATGATTTATTTATTTTTAAAGTTATTCTGCCGATAGTTAATTTTTTTAGTAGGATATACAAATAGTAAATTATAGAAAAAGTCTCGTCAAGAACCTGCATACTATATTTATAAAACAGTGCTATTTATTCTCCAGAATTCAACACTATTTTACACTTTAATCGACTCTTTTAGTTTTTCAAATGTTTTTTCGCCAAAACCTGAAATATTTTTTAGCTCGTCAATTGTTTTGAATCCGCCCTTTTCTTCTCGGTAGCGAATGATCTCTTGGGCCTTTTTCTGACCAATGCTAGGCAAGGTTTGCAGTTCAGACTCATCAGCCTGGTTAAGATCAACTTTACTTGTGTCTTTTGAGGGATTTTCTTTAGCCTCACTACCTTGGTCTGAAAACTGAACCTCCTCGCCAAATTGGGGAACATAAATCACCATCTGATCTGTGATTCGTTCAGAAAAGTTGACTTGCTTTGTGTCTGCCTCCTCATTCACTCCGCCAGCAAGCATCACAGCGTCCCAGACACGCATATTAGCCTTTCCTTCATACATCCCTGGTTTTTTCACAGCGCCCTTTATATCCACGTATATTTGCTGTGAAACCGACTCACTTTCTAACGATTGAGATGCGCTAGTTGAATTCATGATCAATGCTTCATCTGGATTCGGCACTTGCTTTTGTTTACTATTAACGATCATGAAAAAAATACTTCCGCTGATCAACAGTACTAAAATCATCCCAACAATTAAATATTGTTTATATTTTTTCAACAGCTCACGATAATCCATACTTTTCCTCCTTCAAAATAAAGATACGCACTATTTTTCTATTTTCATGATAGAAAAGGAAAAAGTTCATCGTATAATAGGGTAAGAAGGTGATAAAAGATGGAGAAGGAAATTATAG is a window encoding:
- a CDS encoding helix-hairpin-helix domain-containing protein, whose translation is MDYRELLKKYKQYLIVGMILVLLISGSIFFMIVNSKQKQVPNPDEALIMNSTSASQSLESESVSQQIYVDIKGAVKKPGMYEGKANMRVWDAVMLAGGVNEEADTKQVNFSERITDQMVIYVPQFGEEVQFSDQGSEAKENPSKDTSKVDLNQADESELQTLPSIGQKKAQEIIRYREEKGGFKTIDELKNISGFGEKTFEKLKESIKV